From the Methylomonas sp. MK1 genome, one window contains:
- a CDS encoding DUF4118 domain-containing protein, with the protein MKLSGVFGSSPNLAKNERFIGHAWGLAAPFICTLIDWPLRDLLGPASILMTYLLGVFLVASRYGRSASIVASLLSAPTFAFYFARPIFSFAISDLENIVGLAVMIIVANVTGSLLEKSRLQAELAKQRESHTNALYRLSRDLSAAQDHNAVARIAAEHIDNEFGTDSVLLIANTENGLQIQTNQVLPVSLHNIDLALAQRAFEKGEVRQQHPLSYYPLHGSSAVQGVLTILQTEALVRQSPEVNTFCHLIAQTLERFQLAAQAREANLQAETEALRNALLSSISHDLRTPLTRIIGAVGTAIENDAGLSAMERQELNQSVLEEAQRMSELTGKILDMARLSSGQIILHRSWNAIEEIVGSALNRLDKHLQDRPVRTLLPDSLPLLWIDAVLMEQVLVNLIENAVKYTSPGSPIDIEAIALPKRFRLSITDYGPGIAKHQQTRIFEKFYRGATETQQNGVGLGLALCKAIVEAHGGLIQADNRAGKGAEFSIELPLHAPPLLAESEALGSVA; encoded by the coding sequence ATGAAATTATCTGGCGTTTTCGGCTCCAGCCCGAACTTAGCGAAAAACGAGCGTTTCATCGGCCATGCCTGGGGTTTAGCCGCGCCCTTCATTTGCACGCTGATCGATTGGCCTTTGCGCGACCTGTTGGGACCGGCCAGCATCCTGATGACTTACTTGCTGGGCGTATTTCTGGTCGCCAGCCGCTATGGTCGCAGCGCGTCCATCGTCGCCTCGCTACTCAGCGCGCCAACCTTTGCATTTTATTTTGCCCGGCCAATTTTCTCGTTTGCGATTAGCGACCTGGAAAATATCGTCGGCTTGGCGGTAATGATCATTGTCGCGAACGTCACCGGCAGCTTGCTTGAAAAATCACGCTTGCAAGCCGAGTTAGCCAAACAACGGGAATCGCATACTAATGCGCTCTATCGATTGAGTCGTGACCTGTCCGCGGCCCAGGATCACAACGCCGTTGCCCGTATCGCGGCCGAACATATCGACAATGAATTTGGTACGGATTCGGTGCTGCTGATTGCCAATACCGAAAACGGCCTGCAAATACAGACAAATCAGGTATTACCCGTTTCACTGCACAACATCGATCTTGCTCTGGCACAACGGGCCTTCGAGAAAGGCGAAGTCAGACAGCAGCACCCTTTAAGCTATTACCCGCTGCACGGATCTAGTGCCGTGCAAGGTGTGTTAACCATCCTACAAACTGAAGCATTGGTCAGACAATCGCCGGAAGTAAACACCTTCTGCCATTTAATCGCGCAAACCTTGGAGCGATTTCAGCTAGCCGCTCAAGCCCGCGAGGCCAATCTGCAAGCCGAAACTGAAGCCTTGCGCAATGCGTTGTTAAGCTCCATTTCCCATGACCTACGCACGCCTTTGACCCGCATCATTGGTGCGGTCGGCACCGCTATCGAGAATGATGCCGGATTATCAGCCATGGAACGCCAAGAGTTGAATCAATCGGTATTGGAAGAAGCGCAACGCATGTCGGAGTTGACCGGCAAAATTCTGGATATGGCCCGCTTGAGCAGCGGTCAGATCATTTTACACCGCAGCTGGAACGCCATTGAAGAAATCGTCGGCAGTGCCTTGAACCGCCTGGATAAACACTTACAGGACAGACCGGTACGCACGCTGCTGCCGGATAGCTTGCCGCTATTGTGGATCGACGCGGTACTGATGGAACAGGTACTGGTCAATCTGATCGAAAACGCGGTTAAGTATACGTCGCCGGGCAGCCCCATTGACATCGAAGCGATAGCGCTGCCGAAGCGCTTCCGCTTAAGCATAACGGATTACGGCCCTGGCATTGCCAAACATCAACAAACCCGGATTTTCGAGAAGTTTTATCGCGGCGCCACCGAAACCCAGCAAAACGGGGTTGGCCTGGGGCTGGCATTGTGTAAGGCTATCGTCGAGGCGCATGGCGGGCTTATTCAAGCCGATAACCGCGCCGGCAAAGGTGCGGAATTTAGCATCGAACTACCCCTGCATGCGCCGCCGCTGCTTGCAGAATCGGAAGCGCTTGGGAGCGTAGCATGA
- a CDS encoding EscU/YscU/HrcU family type III secretion system export apparatus switch protein encodes MSGRTFYNSDIAVALQYDGKNAPKVTAKGEGFTAQQILAIAEKHGVPLQNEPELARILAQVPLGEEIPQQLYIAVAEVIAFAYFISGKTPDSDT; translated from the coding sequence GTGAGCGGCAGAACCTTCTATAACAGCGACATTGCCGTCGCGCTACAGTACGACGGCAAAAATGCGCCGAAAGTTACCGCTAAAGGCGAAGGCTTTACCGCTCAGCAAATTCTGGCCATCGCCGAAAAACACGGCGTACCGCTGCAAAACGAACCGGAGCTGGCGCGAATTTTGGCGCAAGTCCCGCTCGGCGAGGAAATCCCCCAACAACTTTATATTGCCGTCGCCGAAGTCATCGCCTTCGCGTATTTCATCAGCGGCAAAACCCCCGATTCCGACACATGA
- the pilW gene encoding type IV pilus biogenesis/stability protein PilW, with amino-acid sequence MANRRTARGLVLIGLLLGACGLLPETRDTMSNAEKAKLNLQMGARYLDMGMLEVAKEKLETAVRLDSSNPETHNALAVFYERIKQTEAASESYQTALSKDSDNFSIKNNYGRFLCEQGKFDKGVALLQESMASPMNSRPWFALTNLGVCHAKQNDMQHAEEYFRQALQSQPDYSPALQEMQRISYQNGQFMSARAFLERYLGVAKHTPETLWIAFQTERALGNSKVSEEYREQLISSFPASKEAQQVKTAISK; translated from the coding sequence ATGGCCAATAGGCGAACAGCTCGCGGATTAGTGCTGATCGGTTTATTGCTGGGTGCCTGCGGCTTACTGCCGGAGACCCGCGACACGATGAGCAATGCCGAAAAAGCCAAGCTCAATTTACAGATGGGCGCCCGCTATTTGGATATGGGCATGCTCGAAGTCGCCAAGGAAAAGCTGGAAACCGCAGTGCGACTGGATTCCAGCAACCCGGAAACCCATAACGCCCTAGCGGTATTCTACGAGCGTATCAAACAAACCGAAGCGGCCAGCGAGAGCTATCAAACAGCCTTGAGTAAAGACTCGGACAACTTCAGCATCAAGAACAACTACGGCCGTTTTTTGTGCGAGCAAGGCAAATTCGACAAAGGCGTCGCCCTGCTGCAAGAATCCATGGCCTCGCCGATGAACAGCCGACCCTGGTTCGCGCTGACCAATTTGGGCGTTTGCCATGCAAAACAAAATGACATGCAGCACGCCGAAGAGTATTTTCGTCAAGCACTGCAATCTCAACCGGACTATTCGCCCGCCTTGCAGGAGATGCAACGCATCAGCTATCAGAATGGTCAGTTTATGTCCGCTAGGGCGTTTTTGGAACGCTATCTAGGCGTTGCTAAACATACCCCGGAAACGCTGTGGATAGCGTTTCAAACCGAACGGGCGCTGGGCAACAGCAAAGTATCCGAAGAATACCGCGAGCAATTGATTAGCTCATTTCCGGCTTCCAAAGAGGCTCAACAAGTAAAAACCGCGATCAGCAAATAA
- the queF gene encoding preQ(1) synthase, which yields MTTKPSADLTTFENPRPARDFTIRIDIPEFTCLCPMTGQPDFAKLVLEYVPNTLCVELKSLKLYMWTFRERGAFHEAVTNEILDHIVAAISPNFMRLRAEFNVRGGIYTTVIAEHRDPSWQAPELVNLP from the coding sequence ATGACTACAAAACCCAGCGCAGACCTCACCACTTTCGAAAACCCCAGGCCGGCGCGCGACTTTACGATTCGCATCGACATCCCTGAATTTACCTGTTTATGCCCGATGACCGGCCAGCCCGACTTCGCCAAACTGGTTCTGGAATACGTACCCAACACATTGTGCGTCGAGCTCAAATCCTTAAAGCTGTATATGTGGACTTTTCGCGAGCGCGGCGCATTTCATGAAGCGGTCACCAACGAGATTTTGGATCATATTGTCGCGGCGATTTCACCTAATTTCATGCGCTTGCGCGCCGAATTCAATGTGCGCGGCGGCATTTACACCACCGTGATCGCCGAGCATCGCGACCCAAGCTGGCAAGCACCCGAATTGGTCAATCTGCCTTAA
- the secD gene encoding protein translocase subunit SecD has protein sequence MQNHFPVWKNILVIFVLLVGTIYALPNLYGNDPAVQLASSSPTPLQQSQADAVAASIKNAGFTLKSFEFADGKILARFNNTDEQMKAADILREQMSGKATVALNLAPATPAWLRAFGANPMHLGLDLRGGVHFLLEVDMDSALKQAEERYTNDIRSAFRDAKVRYQSVSKESGGIKVVLPNEESRVAATEVLNKDFRTLDLVESGPNEFTLNIPERNLREIKKAALGQNITTLRNRVNELGVAEPIIQQQGDSRIVVQLPGVQDTTRAKELLGTTATLEYRLVDVEHDVQSALGGHEPIGSRLYKDKNGAPVLLKRAVIVTGDQITDASSGLDQDGSPAVFITLDGVGAKKMGKMTQENIGKPMAVVFIEYKSETRVVNGEKVQHKEKVEKVISVATIRDSFSKRFQTTGLDSPEEARTLALLLRAGALAAPVEIVEERTVGPSLGQENIDQGMMSITAGFLLVVFFMVAYYRAFGLIANFALLFNVVLLISIMSVLQATLTLPGMAGIVLTVGMAVDANVLINERIREELRNGLSRQASIYVGYEKAFATILDSNVTHFIVAVLLFGFGTGPVKGFALVLMIGIATSVFTAVTGTRMLVNWFYGNDHRTDKISI, from the coding sequence ATGCAAAATCATTTCCCTGTCTGGAAAAACATCCTAGTAATTTTCGTGCTGTTGGTTGGTACGATTTACGCGCTGCCCAATCTTTATGGCAACGACCCGGCAGTGCAATTGGCTTCGTCTAGCCCGACGCCATTGCAGCAGTCTCAGGCTGACGCAGTCGCCGCCAGTATCAAAAACGCTGGTTTTACGCTGAAAAGCTTCGAATTTGCCGACGGCAAAATTCTGGCGCGCTTCAACAATACCGACGAACAAATGAAAGCGGCGGACATATTGCGCGAACAAATGTCCGGCAAAGCGACAGTCGCCTTAAATTTAGCGCCTGCCACCCCTGCTTGGCTGCGCGCTTTCGGTGCAAATCCTATGCATCTGGGCCTAGACTTGCGCGGCGGGGTGCACTTCCTGTTGGAAGTTGACATGGACAGCGCGCTGAAGCAGGCTGAAGAACGTTATACCAACGATATTCGCTCGGCCTTCCGCGATGCAAAAGTTCGGTATCAATCAGTTTCGAAGGAATCTGGTGGCATCAAAGTCGTGCTGCCTAACGAAGAATCCAGAGTTGCCGCCACGGAAGTACTCAACAAAGATTTCCGCACACTGGATTTAGTGGAAAGCGGTCCGAATGAATTTACGTTGAACATCCCCGAACGCAACCTGCGCGAAATCAAAAAGGCGGCGCTGGGCCAAAACATTACCACGCTGCGTAACCGGGTCAACGAACTGGGCGTAGCCGAGCCTATCATTCAGCAACAAGGCGACAGCCGCATCGTCGTGCAATTACCCGGCGTACAAGACACTACCCGCGCGAAAGAATTGTTAGGCACCACCGCCACACTGGAATACCGTTTAGTGGACGTGGAGCATGATGTGCAATCGGCCTTGGGCGGTCACGAACCTATCGGCAGCCGTTTATATAAAGACAAAAATGGCGCCCCGGTGCTATTGAAACGCGCGGTTATCGTTACCGGCGACCAGATCACCGATGCGTCATCAGGCTTGGATCAAGACGGTTCACCTGCCGTATTCATCACGCTGGATGGCGTCGGCGCCAAGAAGATGGGCAAGATGACCCAGGAAAATATCGGCAAGCCGATGGCGGTGGTGTTCATCGAATACAAATCCGAAACCCGGGTCGTTAACGGCGAGAAAGTTCAGCATAAAGAAAAAGTCGAAAAAGTCATCAGCGTCGCCACCATCCGCGACAGTTTCAGCAAACGCTTCCAAACCACCGGTCTGGATAGCCCTGAAGAAGCCCGCACCTTGGCCTTATTACTCAGAGCCGGCGCCTTGGCAGCTCCGGTTGAAATCGTCGAAGAACGCACGGTCGGCCCCAGTTTGGGTCAGGAAAATATCGATCAAGGCATGATGTCGATTACCGCCGGCTTCCTGCTGGTCGTGTTTTTCATGGTCGCTTATTACCGCGCGTTCGGCTTGATCGCCAACTTTGCTTTGTTGTTCAACGTTGTACTGCTGATCTCCATCATGTCCGTCTTGCAAGCCACCCTGACCCTGCCAGGCATGGCCGGTATCGTCTTGACTGTGGGTATGGCGGTGGACGCCAACGTACTGATCAACGAACGGATCCGCGAGGAACTGCGTAATGGCTTGAGCCGGCAGGCCAGTATTTACGTCGGTTACGAAAAAGCGTTTGCGACCATTCTCGACTCCAACGTGACTCACTTCATCGTCGCAGTATTATTGTTCGGCTTTGGCACGGGCCCGGTTAAGGGTTTCGCGCTGGTCCTGATGATTGGGATTGCCACTTCGGTATTTACTGCGGTTACCGGCACCCGGATGTTGGTCAACTGGTTCTACGGCAACGATCATCGCACCGATAAAATTTCCATCTAG
- the ndk gene encoding nucleoside-diphosphate kinase produces MAIERTFSIIKPDAVAKNVIGEIVSRFEKNGLRIVAAKMLQLSQEQAEGFYAEHKERGFFKDLVSFMTSGPVVVQVLEGENAVLKNRELMGATNPKEAAPGTIRADFAVSIDENAVHGSDAPESAAREIAYFFSADELCDRIR; encoded by the coding sequence ATGGCAATCGAACGTACTTTCTCAATCATCAAGCCTGATGCAGTCGCTAAAAATGTGATTGGGGAAATTGTCAGCCGCTTCGAAAAAAACGGTCTGCGCATCGTGGCAGCAAAAATGCTGCAATTGAGCCAAGAACAAGCCGAAGGCTTTTATGCCGAGCATAAAGAACGCGGCTTTTTCAAAGACTTGGTCAGCTTCATGACCTCCGGTCCGGTTGTTGTGCAAGTATTGGAAGGCGAAAATGCGGTTCTGAAAAACCGTGAATTGATGGGCGCCACCAATCCTAAAGAAGCCGCTCCCGGCACCATTCGCGCGGACTTCGCGGTCAGCATCGACGAAAACGCCGTACACGGTTCCGATGCACCGGAATCTGCTGCGAGAGAAATCGCTTACTTCTTCTCTGCTGATGAACTCTGCGACCGTATCCGCTAA
- a CDS encoding bifunctional tRNA (adenosine(37)-C2)-methyltransferase TrmG/ribosomal RNA large subunit methyltransferase RlmN, with protein sequence MNSATVSAKPALINLLDFDRKGLQAFFVELGEKPFRATQVLKWIYQEGISDFDEMTNLSKSLRSHLKEHCQIKVPEIVAEQLASDGTCKWAVQMHCGNRVETVYIPEERRATLCVSSQVGCALACTFCSTAKQGFNRNLSTAEIIGQLYLAQQRLGPERRITNVVMMGMGEPLLNFDNVVAAMNLMMDDFCYGLSKRRVTISTSGIVPAMKRLNEVCDVSVAVSLHAPHDALRDQLVPINVKYPLKELMEACREYAKTGPRKHITFEYVMLDGINDSPEDARTLVKLLKTVPSKLNLIPFNPFPQSHYRCSSNAAILKFRDILHNAGIVTTVRKTRGEDIDAACGQLVGQVQDKSRRHLKLQAQGLSHGQ encoded by the coding sequence ATGAACTCTGCGACCGTATCCGCTAAGCCAGCATTGATTAATCTGCTGGATTTCGACAGAAAAGGCTTGCAAGCCTTTTTTGTCGAGCTCGGCGAAAAGCCGTTTCGCGCCACTCAGGTGCTGAAATGGATTTATCAGGAAGGCATCTCCGATTTCGACGAGATGACCAACCTGAGCAAATCGCTGCGCAGTCATTTAAAAGAACACTGCCAGATCAAAGTCCCGGAAATCGTCGCCGAACAATTGGCGTCCGATGGCACCTGCAAATGGGCGGTACAGATGCACTGCGGCAATCGGGTGGAAACCGTTTACATCCCCGAAGAACGCCGCGCTACCCTTTGCGTGTCCTCACAAGTGGGCTGCGCACTGGCCTGCACCTTTTGCTCGACCGCCAAACAAGGCTTCAACCGCAACCTGTCCACCGCCGAAATCATCGGCCAGCTCTATCTGGCGCAACAAAGACTGGGGCCGGAACGCCGCATCACCAACGTGGTGATGATGGGCATGGGCGAGCCTCTGCTGAACTTCGATAATGTCGTGGCGGCAATGAATTTAATGATGGACGACTTTTGTTACGGCCTGTCCAAACGCCGCGTCACCATCAGCACCTCCGGCATTGTGCCGGCGATGAAGCGCCTGAACGAAGTCTGCGACGTCAGTGTCGCCGTCTCCTTGCACGCTCCGCATGACGCATTACGCGACCAATTGGTGCCTATCAACGTCAAATATCCGCTAAAAGAGTTGATGGAAGCCTGCCGCGAGTACGCCAAAACCGGCCCACGCAAGCACATCACGTTTGAATACGTGATGCTGGACGGTATCAACGATAGCCCGGAAGATGCGCGCACCCTAGTCAAACTATTGAAAACCGTGCCATCGAAACTGAATTTGATTCCTTTCAATCCGTTTCCGCAATCGCACTATCGCTGCTCCAGTAACGCCGCTATCCTGAAGTTTCGGGATATTCTGCATAATGCCGGCATCGTCACCACCGTCCGCAAGACCCGCGGCGAAGACATAGACGCAGCTTGCGGGCAATTGGTCGGTCAGGTACAAGACAAGAGCCGCAGACATTTAAAGCTGCAAGCGCAAGGACTCTCCCATGGCCAATAG
- the yajC gene encoding preprotein translocase subunit YajC, with translation MSFLISDALAQTAPTAVQPGFEGMLFPLGILIFFYFLFIRPQSKRNKEQKQMLAALGKGAEVVTTGGILGKVAELDDNFVKLEVSDNSFIQVQRHAIANMMPKGTYKTLNSKRTKE, from the coding sequence ATGAGTTTCTTGATTTCTGATGCGCTGGCCCAAACAGCGCCCACCGCCGTACAACCCGGTTTTGAAGGCATGCTGTTCCCGTTGGGCATTCTGATATTTTTCTATTTCCTGTTCATCCGCCCGCAATCCAAGCGCAACAAGGAACAAAAACAAATGCTGGCTGCGTTGGGTAAAGGCGCGGAAGTGGTCACCACCGGCGGCATTCTAGGTAAAGTGGCCGAACTGGACGACAACTTCGTCAAACTGGAAGTATCCGATAACAGCTTTATTCAAGTACAACGCCATGCCATCGCCAACATGATGCCAAAAGGTACTTACAAAACCTTGAACAGCAAAAGAACCAAAGAATAA
- a CDS encoding response regulator has product MTAIPLILLIEDDAQTRRFLKTSLTHRGWSTIEADCGKSGLAMLNSEHPDLVILDLGLPDMDGIAVTRRLRQLSDLPILILSARSQEQNKILALDAGADDYLTKPFGSGELHARLQALMRRVARSRSNLEVFETGLLKVDLTRRKVFVADNEVRITPIEYRLLGILIRHAGVVVTHRQLLQEVWGAEHIHDQHYLRIYMGQLRHKLEVNPARPRYLLTEVGVGYRMAINDTE; this is encoded by the coding sequence ATGACAGCAATCCCCCTGATTCTACTGATAGAAGACGACGCACAAACCCGACGCTTCCTAAAAACCAGCCTCACCCATCGCGGTTGGTCCACAATCGAAGCCGACTGCGGCAAATCGGGGCTGGCAATGCTGAATAGCGAACATCCAGATTTGGTGATCTTGGATCTAGGGTTACCTGACATGGACGGTATAGCGGTCACCCGTCGCCTGCGCCAATTGTCGGATTTGCCCATCCTGATCTTGTCGGCGCGCAGCCAGGAACAAAACAAGATCCTGGCACTAGATGCCGGTGCCGACGATTACTTGACCAAACCCTTCGGTAGCGGCGAATTGCACGCTCGTCTGCAAGCCTTGATGCGCCGGGTCGCTCGCAGCCGTAGCAACCTAGAGGTATTCGAAACCGGTCTATTAAAGGTAGATTTGACGCGTCGGAAAGTATTCGTTGCCGACAACGAAGTACGCATCACCCCTATCGAATATCGATTGCTCGGCATTCTGATACGCCATGCCGGCGTAGTGGTCACCCATCGCCAGCTACTTCAGGAAGTCTGGGGGGCTGAGCACATCCACGATCAACATTATCTGCGTATTTACATGGGGCAATTGCGCCACAAGCTGGAAGTCAACCCGGCGCGGCCACGTTATTTGCTGACTGAAGTCGGCGTGGGCTACCGCATGGCGATTAATGATACCGAGTAG
- the asd gene encoding archaetidylserine decarboxylase (Phosphatidylserine decarboxylase is synthesized as a single chain precursor. Generation of the pyruvoyl active site from a Ser is coupled to cleavage of a Gly-Ser bond between the larger (beta) and smaller (alpha chains). It is an integral membrane protein.), translating to MNLKEIFTVLPQYALPHHALSGLMSKLTHCQNKTWKNLFIKSIVQMYGVNMQEAKSQDLDNYPSFNDFFTRELKDGARQIISAADAIACPADGAVSQAGPISNGRIFQAKGHDYSALELLGGDVERAQAFENGSFATIYLSPKDYHRLHMPLTGTLKEMVHIPGRLFSVNNTTVGAVPNLFARNERVACIFDTDAGPMALILVGAIFVSSVETVWHGVVTPPSISAPRTWRYQEDAPTLEKGVEMGRFNMGSTIIVLFGKEKTAWNEDLTAGKAVQLGEAIGRTLA from the coding sequence ATGAACTTAAAAGAAATTTTTACCGTGTTGCCGCAATACGCATTGCCGCATCACGCCCTTTCCGGCTTGATGTCCAAACTGACTCACTGCCAAAACAAAACCTGGAAAAATCTGTTTATCAAATCCATCGTGCAGATGTACGGCGTGAATATGCAGGAAGCCAAGTCTCAAGACCTGGATAACTATCCTAGCTTTAATGATTTTTTTACCCGCGAATTAAAAGACGGCGCCAGGCAGATTATCTCAGCAGCCGACGCCATAGCCTGCCCGGCGGACGGCGCGGTCAGCCAAGCCGGACCGATCAGCAACGGTCGAATTTTCCAAGCCAAAGGCCACGACTACAGCGCGCTGGAATTGCTCGGCGGCGATGTGGAACGGGCACAGGCCTTTGAAAACGGTTCCTTCGCCACCATTTACTTATCGCCAAAGGATTATCACCGTCTGCATATGCCCTTAACCGGCACTTTGAAAGAAATGGTGCATATTCCAGGCCGACTGTTCAGCGTGAATAACACCACCGTCGGCGCAGTGCCAAACCTTTTTGCGCGTAACGAGCGTGTGGCCTGTATTTTCGACACGGATGCCGGGCCGATGGCTTTGATTCTGGTGGGCGCGATTTTCGTGTCTAGCGTCGAAACCGTCTGGCACGGTGTAGTAACGCCACCTAGCATCAGCGCACCCAGAACTTGGCGTTATCAAGAAGACGCGCCGACGCTTGAAAAAGGCGTGGAAATGGGCAGGTTCAATATGGGCTCGACCATTATCGTCTTGTTCGGTAAAGAAAAAACCGCCTGGAACGAAGACTTGACCGCCGGCAAAGCGGTACAACTGGGCGAGGCAATCGGCCGAACGCTAGCATAA